The Streptomyces lienomycini sequence GGCCCCTGTTTCACGTGAAACGTGCGGGTGTTTCACGTGAAACACCCATGCTTGGCCATGGGGCGGCTAGCCGTTGGCTCCCCAGATGGTGTTTCCCCGGCTGTTTCCGTTGTTGCCGCCTTCCTCCGTCTCGCTGGCCGACGGCGAAGGCGATTCACTTCCGTCCGAGCCGCCCGGGCCGTTGCCTCCAGGGCCGTTCCCTCCGTCGTTCCCGTCGTCGCAGTTCCAGTCGATGACCCCACACGTCTGCGTCGGCGCCGGCGGCGAGGGGCTGGTCTCCGTCTCGCTGGGCGAGGGACTCGGTGACGGGCTGCTCTCCTCGGTCTCGGAGGCGGAGGGCGAGGGCGAGGGTGTGGGGGTCGGCGACGGCGCGTCGTTGAGGACCTCGCCGATGGGCTCCGGCTTCGGGAACTTCTCCACCTTCAGGCCCTTCACCGCCTCCGACATGTAGTCCTGCCAGATCGTGGACGGGAAGGAAGCACCGTGGATCTTCGTCTCGTCGCCCGTTCCGTACATCTCCAGGAACTTGCGGTCCTTGATGGTCTCGTCGTCCGGGTAGCGGTACATGCTGATCGCGGTCGACAGCTGAGGGGTGTAACCGACGAACCAGGCGGACTTGTTGCCGTCCGTGGTACCGGTCTTGCCCGCCACCTCGCGGCCGGGCAGTTGGGCGTTGGTGCCCGTTCCCTTGTCGACGACCGTCTTCAGGACGTCCGTGACGTTGTCCGCGACCTTCGCGGTGAAGGCCTGCTTCTCCTCGACCTTGTGCGTGTAGATCGTGCCGTCCTTGTTCGACACCTTCGTCACCGAGTACGGCTCGCGCTGCTTGCCGCTGTCGGCGAAGGTGGCGTACGCGCCCGCCATGCGGATGGCACTGGGGTCCGAGACACCGATGGAGAAGGACGGGTAGCCGGAGCCCGCCAGACTGTCCTCCAGGAGCCCGGCGTCGATGGCGGACTCCTTCACCTTGTCCAGGCCGACATCCATGCCGAGCTGCACGAAGGCGGAGTTGATCGACTCGCGCATCGCCTCCCGCAGGTCGATCTTGAAGTCGGGCGGGCTACCGGCAGTCGCGTTCTTCTTGCCGTCGTTCTCCTGACGCCACTGCTCGCCCTTCTCGTTCTCCCAGATCGACCCGTCGTAATTATTGATCTTGAGGTTGTTCTTGCCGCTGTAGAGGCTCTTCGGAGAGACGACAGTGCGTTCGTCCTGGGCCTGGACCTCGCCGAGGTCCGGGTCGCGCACACCCCACTTCATGGCCGCCGCGAGCACGAACGGCTTGAACGTCGAACCGACCTGGGCACCGGTCACATCGGCGTTGTTGGTGAAGTGCTTGGTGGCGTCCTCACCGCCGTAGATGGCCTTGATCGCCCCGGTCGCGGTGTCGATGGAAGCCCCGCCGAACTGGACGTGGGTGTCCGTGTCAGGGCGCTTCTTGGGGTCGATCCTCTCCTTGTAGACCTTCTGCACCGCCTTCTCGAGCTCATCGACCTTCTTCTTGTCGAAGGTCGTGTAGATCGAGTAGCCGCCCTTCTCCAGCTGCTGCTCCGACACCACGCCGCTCCTGACCACGGAGGACTTGGCGAGCCTGACGAGGTAGCCGATCTGGCCGCCCAGCTGCGCGTTCGACTGCGGATTCTTCACCTTGGGCAGCTCGGGGTACTTGGCCCGCTCCTGCTGGCTCAGATGCCCGTACTCGACCATCTTGTCGAGGGTGTCCTGCATCTGGCTGTGCGCCCGCTTCTTGTTGGCGTCGGGCGTGGCCGACGGGTCGATCGAGATCGAACCCGCCGGGTCGTAGTACGTCGCGCCCTTGAGCACCGCGGACAGGAAGGCGCACTGGCCGGGGTTGAGGTCGACGGCGTCCACGTTGAAGTACGCCCGTGCCGCCGCCTGAATGCCGTAGGCACCGCGGCCGTAGTAGGCGGAGTTCAGGTAGCCCTCGAGGATCTTGTCCTTCGGTTCCTCGGCGCCGACCTTGATCGAGACGAAGATCTCCTTGACCTTGCGGGAGACCGTCTGCGACTGGTCGTTCAGCATCGCGTTCTTCACGTACTGCTGGGTGATGGTGGAGCCGCCCTGCGTGTCACCGCCCTTGGCCATGTTGAACACGGCGCGGGCGATGCCCTTGGGGTCGATGCCGCTGTCGGAGTAGAACGTCTTGTTCTCCTGCGAGATCACGGCGTTGCGCATCGCCTTGGGGATCTGCGAGAGATTGACGCTCTGACGGTTGCGGTCACCGCCCGTGGCCACCATCCGGCTGTTGTCGGACCAGTAGTAGACGTTGTTCTGCGCCGTCGCGCTCTCGTCGATGACCGGGACGCTCACCATGGCGTAGGCGAGTCCAGCGGCACCGACGAGGCAACCGAAGAACGCGATGCACAGTCCGGAGACGAGTCTCCAGGAAGGCACCCAGCGGTACCAGCCGTCCTTGTCGTGGCGCGGGTAGTCGATCAACCGCTTCTTGCCGGGCGCGGCGGCGCGTCCCCGCCCGGGCCCGGTCGAACCGCCGGGGGCTCCCCGCCGGCCGCCACGGCCCGGCTCGGCCGCTCTGCGACGGCCGCCTCCGCTCCGCTGTGCCGCGCGCCGGGCCTCGGCACGGCTGCCGTACTCACGCTCCTCGTCCTCAGGACCGTACGAGCCGGACGGAGACCCTGTGGCGCCTCGCGGTGCCGCACGGCGGCCGGAGGACGAGCCGGACTGGCCGCGTCGGGCCGCGGCACGTCCGCCTCCCTGCGGCTGCGGCGGTTTGCGACGGTGCTCGCTCATCGAACGACTACTCCTCGGGC is a genomic window containing:
- a CDS encoding transglycosylase domain-containing protein, which gives rise to MSEHRRKPPQPQGGGRAAARRGQSGSSSGRRAAPRGATGSPSGSYGPEDEEREYGSRAEARRAAQRSGGGRRRAAEPGRGGRRGAPGGSTGPGRGRAAAPGKKRLIDYPRHDKDGWYRWVPSWRLVSGLCIAFFGCLVGAAGLAYAMVSVPVIDESATAQNNVYYWSDNSRMVATGGDRNRQSVNLSQIPKAMRNAVISQENKTFYSDSGIDPKGIARAVFNMAKGGDTQGGSTITQQYVKNAMLNDQSQTVSRKVKEIFVSIKVGAEEPKDKILEGYLNSAYYGRGAYGIQAAARAYFNVDAVDLNPGQCAFLSAVLKGATYYDPAGSISIDPSATPDANKKRAHSQMQDTLDKMVEYGHLSQQERAKYPELPKVKNPQSNAQLGGQIGYLVRLAKSSVVRSGVVSEQQLEKGGYSIYTTFDKKKVDELEKAVQKVYKERIDPKKRPDTDTHVQFGGASIDTATGAIKAIYGGEDATKHFTNNADVTGAQVGSTFKPFVLAAAMKWGVRDPDLGEVQAQDERTVVSPKSLYSGKNNLKINNYDGSIWENEKGEQWRQENDGKKNATAGSPPDFKIDLREAMRESINSAFVQLGMDVGLDKVKESAIDAGLLEDSLAGSGYPSFSIGVSDPSAIRMAGAYATFADSGKQREPYSVTKVSNKDGTIYTHKVEEKQAFTAKVADNVTDVLKTVVDKGTGTNAQLPGREVAGKTGTTDGNKSAWFVGYTPQLSTAISMYRYPDDETIKDRKFLEMYGTGDETKIHGASFPSTIWQDYMSEAVKGLKVEKFPKPEPIGEVLNDAPSPTPTPSPSPSASETEESSPSPSPSPSETETSPSPPAPTQTCGVIDWNCDDGNDGGNGPGGNGPGGSDGSESPSPSASETEEGGNNGNSRGNTIWGANG